The following coding sequences are from one Manduca sexta isolate Smith_Timp_Sample1 chromosome 7, JHU_Msex_v1.0, whole genome shotgun sequence window:
- the LOC119193865 gene encoding uncharacterized protein LOC119193865: MFYIKCYIANPLSLKALCDYNMGLQFEGAIDNISEPQLAFIRDVLEKRGYKDTKVTFKPVGEAGDNYVANVQRIVVQNENGVFKMIAKIAPQHEYLRSAMDTDRLFNNELIMYKLVLPKFQQLEEQADLLKEDRLRFAECYGASMAAPHEVILLEDMNEPGFIMLDRFKPLSEECIRSVLRNFALLHSLSYALKHKELEVFNEYKNSLYNYWANIIAKPEITTHFGMMQNMSMTLVDGDHRKRIIKDGILQGLALGTKFAKQEEGSKYSVIQQGDSWTNNILFKFDGDTLKESVLIDYQISKESNPCCDLMYMLLNCTDHESRLKHFHDWIDFYHSELDKALANHGLKANYMYPRDQLDADLKRYAKVMFAFSIILAHSLTKKNEDVAKMKEIMKEEVDIDSLSELFQVDDETTRILKRRLEGLVDSLLKFGLL, encoded by the exons ATGttctatataaaatgttacatagCTAATCCACTGTCATTGAAGGCTCTTTGCGACTACAACATGGGACTACAATTCGAAGGTGCAATTGACAATATTAGTGAACCTCAGTTGGCTTTCATACGTGATGTCTTAGAAAAAAGAGGTTACAAAGACACAAAAGTAACATTTAAACCAGTTGGAGAAGCAGGGGATAACTACGTCGCCAATGTCCAAAGAATTGTGGTTCAAAACGAAAATGGAGTATTTAAAATGATAGCGAAAATTGCGCCACAACATGAGTATCTCAGAAGTGCCATGGATACAGATCGGCTTTTTAACAATGaacttattatgtataaattggtTCTACCTAAATTTCAACAACTGGAAGAACAAGCAGACCTGCTGAAGGAAGACAGGTTGAGGTTTGCGGAATGCTACGGTGCTTCAATGGCAGCGCCTCACGAAGTAATCCTTCTGGAAGATATGAATGAACCAGGCTTTATCATGTTGGATAGATTTAAGCCATTATCCGAGGAATGCATCAGATCAGTCCTGAGGAATTTTGCTCTTCTACACTCTCTCTCCTACGCCCTAAAACATAAAGAATTGGAAGTTTtcaatgaatacaaaaatagcttatataattattggGCTAATATAATAGCCAAACCAGAAATAACAACGCACTTCGGCATGATGCAAAACATGTCCATGACGCTTGTAGATGGAGACCATAGGAAGAGGATTATAAAAGACGGTATTCTCCAAGGACTCGCGCTGGGCACAAAGTTTGCGAAACAAGAAGAAGGCTCCAAATATTCCGTCATCCAGCAGGGCGACTCATGGACAAACAACATATTGTTCAAATTTGAT GGAGACACGCTGAAAGAATCCGTATTGATAGACTACCAGATATCAAAAGAATCAAACCCTTGTTGTGATTTAATGTACATGCTGTTGAACTGCACGGACCATGAATCTCGATTGAAACATTTCCATGATTGGATTGACTTTTATCATTCTGAATTGGACAAGGCACTTGCCAATCACGGTCTTAAAGCCAACTACATGTACCCTAGAGACCAACTAGATGCTGACTTAAAGAGATATGCTAAAGTCATGTTCgctttttcaataattttagcTCACAGCCTAACCAAGAAAAATGAGGATGTTGCGAAAATGAAGGAAATTATGAAGGAAGAAGTTGACATTGATTCCCTAAGTGAATTGTTTCAAGTCGACGACGAGACCACGCGGATTCTTAAAAGGAGATTAGAAGGGCTTGtagatagtttattgaaatttgggttATTGTAG